In one window of Candidatus Omnitrophota bacterium DNA:
- a CDS encoding CTP synthase produces MTKYIFITGGVVSSLGKGIASASIGKLLETKGLKITMMKLDPYINVDPGTMNPFQHGEVYVTDDGAETDLDLGHYERFTSVVTGKDSNVTTGKIYNSVITKERRGDYLGGTVQVVPHITNEIKDSIKRVGRGKGVDVVLCEIGGTVGDIESLPFLEAIRQLRLEKGRGSVLNIHLTLVPYIKAAGELKTKPTQHSVQKLREIGIQADILLCRTEKSLSRKLKEKIALFCNVDEDAVFEAKDVRDIYEVPLMFKEQGLDKTIVKMLCLHGRDKGLKDWVEKVIKPALNPSKNTTIAVVGKYIELQDAYKSIYEALRHGGIANNARVDIKRVESESLERYGAEKLLSAVDGILVPGGFGTRGVEGKIRAVKFARENKIPFFGICLGMQCATIEFARNVCGLDRANSTEFDKNTPHPAISLLEEQRKVTQMGGTMRLGKFPCRIRKNTKTYEAYKKPLVYERHRHRYEFNNKYQDAMAKCGLIVTGVFPKARLVEIIELQGHPWFIGCQFHPEFKSKPDNCQPLFREFVRASIESGSKRDNSQ; encoded by the coding sequence ATGACAAAATACATATTCATAACCGGAGGAGTCGTTTCCAGCCTGGGTAAAGGCATTGCTTCCGCCTCGATAGGGAAACTTCTTGAGACGAAAGGGTTAAAGATAACGATGATGAAGCTAGACCCTTACATAAATGTCGATCCCGGTACCATGAACCCTTTCCAGCACGGCGAGGTCTACGTGACCGATGACGGCGCCGAGACCGACCTAGACCTGGGGCATTACGAGAGGTTCACTTCCGTGGTCACCGGAAAAGACAGCAATGTCACTACCGGCAAGATCTATAATTCGGTCATCACAAAAGAGCGGCGCGGCGATTATCTCGGCGGGACAGTCCAGGTTGTCCCGCACATAACCAACGAGATAAAGGATTCGATAAAAAGGGTCGGCAGGGGCAAGGGCGTAGATGTCGTGTTATGCGAGATAGGCGGTACGGTCGGAGATATCGAGTCGCTGCCTTTCCTCGAGGCGATAAGGCAGCTCAGGCTCGAGAAGGGCCGCGGCAGTGTCCTGAACATACACCTTACCCTCGTGCCTTATATCAAGGCCGCCGGCGAACTCAAGACGAAACCCACCCAGCATTCGGTCCAGAAATTACGCGAGATAGGGATCCAGGCCGACATACTCCTTTGCAGGACGGAAAAATCCCTCTCCAGGAAATTAAAAGAAAAAATCGCGCTATTCTGCAACGTCGATGAGGACGCAGTCTTCGAGGCGAAGGACGTCAGGGATATATACGAAGTCCCGCTGATGTTCAAGGAGCAGGGTCTCGACAAGACGATCGTGAAGATGCTCTGCCTGCATGGCCGCGACAAGGGGTTGAAGGACTGGGTCGAGAAGGTCATCAAGCCCGCGCTCAACCCGTCGAAAAATACCACGATCGCGGTGGTGGGGAAATATATTGAACTTCAGGACGCGTACAAATCTATCTACGAGGCGCTGCGCCACGGCGGTATCGCCAATAACGCGCGCGTAGATATAAAAAGGGTCGAGTCCGAGAGCCTTGAGAGATACGGCGCCGAGAAACTGCTCAGCGCCGTGGACGGCATACTCGTCCCCGGGGGGTTCGGGACGAGGGGGGTAGAGGGGAAGATCAGGGCGGTGAAGTTCGCGCGCGAGAATAAGATCCCGTTCTTCGGGATATGCCTCGGGATGCAGTGCGCCACTATCGAGTTTGCGAGAAACGTTTGCGGACTCGATAGGGCAAACTCCACCGAGTTCGACAAGAATACCCCGCATCCGGCGATAAGCCTCCTGGAGGAGCAGCGGAAAGTTACGCAGATGGGCGGGACGATGCGGCTCGGGAAATTCCCCTGCAGGATCAGGAAGAACACGAAGACCTACGAGGCGTATAAAAAGCCTCTTGTATACGAAAGGCACCGCCACAGGTATGAATTCAACAACAAATACCAGGACGCGATGGCGAAATGCGGGCTTATAGTGACCGGCGTCTTCCCTAAGGCAAGGCTTGTGGAGATCATCGAGTTACAGGGGCACCCGTGGTTCATAGGATGCCAGTTCCACCCTGAGTTCAAATCGAAGCCGGATAATTGCCAGCCGCTCTTCAGGGAATTTGTACGGGCCTCGATAGAGTCCGGATCAAAAAGGGACAATAGCCAATGA
- the kdsA gene encoding 3-deoxy-8-phosphooctulonate synthase translates to MTKTVSAGRIRIGGRGPLVLIAGPCVIESERSAVRHAKAIKAIAERLDIPYIYKSSYDKANRTSMRSYRGPGIKKGIRILKRVKEETGLPMLSDVHCKEELDAAARVLDVIQIPAFLSRQTDFIIAAAKTKKTINIKKGQFMAPWDVGFAIEKVESAGNRSIIITERGVSFGYNNLISDMRALPILAGLGYPVVYDATHSVQLPGGMGKASGGEGRFIPVLARAAVAAGCDGLFLEVHEDPRCALCDGPNSLALKDLEELLVTVKEIDSAVKRKGI, encoded by the coding sequence ATGACAAAGACCGTATCGGCAGGCAGGATAAGGATAGGCGGCAGGGGGCCGCTCGTTTTAATAGCGGGCCCTTGCGTCATCGAGAGCGAACGATCGGCTGTGCGCCACGCGAAGGCGATAAAAGCGATAGCGGAGCGCCTAGATATCCCGTACATCTATAAGTCGAGCTACGATAAGGCGAACAGGACGTCGATGAGGTCGTACCGCGGCCCGGGGATTAAAAAGGGGATACGGATCCTTAAAAGGGTAAAGGAGGAGACCGGCCTTCCTATGCTGAGCGATGTCCATTGCAAGGAGGAACTCGACGCCGCGGCGCGGGTCCTCGATGTCATCCAGATACCGGCGTTCCTTTCCCGCCAGACCGATTTCATAATCGCGGCAGCCAAGACTAAAAAAACGATAAATATAAAAAAGGGCCAGTTCATGGCGCCGTGGGACGTAGGATTTGCGATAGAAAAAGTCGAATCGGCCGGGAACAGGTCCATAATAATTACCGAGAGGGGCGTCAGTTTCGGATACAATAATCTCATAAGCGACATGAGGGCGCTGCCGATCCTGGCCGGGCTGGGTTATCCGGTCGTATACGACGCCACGCATTCGGTCCAATTGCCCGGCGGGATGGGCAAGGCGTCGGGCGGCGAGGGCAGGTTCATCCCGGTCCTGGCGCGCGCGGCGGTTGCCGCGGGATGCGACGGCTTATTCCTCGAGGTCCACGAGGACCCCAGATGCGCCTTATGCGACGGGCCTAATTCTCTGGCGCTTAAAGACCTTGAAGAGTTACTGGTGACCGTAAAAGAGATAGATTCGGCCGTAAAAAGAAAAGGGATATAA
- a CDS encoding KpsF/GutQ family sugar-phosphate isomerase, with the protein MMRRAKEVLKIEADAISSLIKRVDANFEKAVKLMLACRGKVVVTGMGKPGFISAKISATLSSTGTPSLYLHPADAIHGDLGRVTKDDVVLAISNSGETEEIIRLLPTLKKIGAKLIAMVGNTESSLARYSDVVLNVAVKREACPLNLAPTASTTAMLAMGDALAIALLDRRGFREEDFAFYHPGGSIGKRLILKVGDIMRKGKANPVVKDDAKVKAVLLRITEARAGSASVVNKNGVLVGIFTDGDLRRHLGKDAALPLRQVREVMTRNPITISEEMLAADAFRILRERKIDEIPVVDNKRKPIGLVDVQDLLKAGLV; encoded by the coding sequence ATGATGAGGCGGGCTAAGGAAGTCCTTAAGATCGAGGCGGACGCTATTTCTTCGCTCATAAAGCGGGTCGACGCGAATTTCGAAAAGGCGGTCAAGCTCATGCTTGCCTGCAGGGGAAAGGTAGTCGTTACCGGAATGGGGAAACCCGGTTTTATCAGCGCGAAGATCTCGGCGACATTGTCGTCGACCGGGACGCCCAGCCTCTACCTGCATCCGGCCGACGCGATACACGGAGACCTCGGCAGGGTCACGAAAGATGATGTCGTCCTGGCCATATCAAATTCGGGAGAGACTGAGGAGATAATAAGGCTCCTTCCCACTTTAAAGAAGATCGGCGCGAAGCTCATAGCAATGGTAGGGAATACTGAATCTTCGCTCGCGAGGTACAGCGATGTCGTGCTTAACGTTGCGGTCAAGAGGGAGGCGTGCCCCTTGAATCTTGCGCCTACTGCTTCGACGACAGCGATGCTCGCGATGGGAGACGCGCTCGCGATAGCCCTGCTCGACCGCCGCGGCTTTAGAGAGGAGGATTTCGCGTTCTATCACCCGGGCGGATCTATCGGCAAGAGGCTTATCTTGAAGGTCGGGGATATAATGAGGAAAGGCAAGGCAAACCCGGTAGTAAAAGATGACGCGAAGGTAAAGGCCGTCCTCCTTAGAATAACCGAGGCGCGGGCCGGTTCAGCAAGCGTCGTGAACAAGAACGGCGTCCTAGTCGGCATATTCACCGACGGCGACCTGAGGCGGCATCTGGGTAAGGACGCTGCGCTTCCCCTTAGGCAGGTCAGGGAGGTCATGACCAGGAACCCTATCACGATATCGGAAGAGATGCTCGCCGCGGACGCGTTCCGGATCCTGCGCGAGAGGAAGATAGACGAAATACCGGTCGTCGACAATAAGAGGAAGCCCATAGGCCTTGTCGACGTGCAGGATCTCTTGAAGGCGGGGCTTGTTTAG
- a CDS encoding HAD-IIIA family hydrolase: MDIRERAAKIKLLILDVDGVMTDGKIIYDNYGDEFKAFDVQDGYGLTLWWRAGLKSAIVTAKKSRIVSRRAKICHITKAFMNVKDKGAVYEKILRIFKLTDEEACFIGDDLIDMPIMKRAGLAVAVPYSRPEVKSAAHYTTNAGSGRGAIRELIEIILKAQNKWP; encoded by the coding sequence ATGGATATCCGGGAAAGGGCCGCCAAGATAAAGCTGCTTATCCTGGACGTCGACGGGGTCATGACAGACGGCAAGATAATATACGACAACTACGGCGACGAGTTCAAGGCGTTCGACGTTCAAGATGGGTATGGCCTGACCCTCTGGTGGAGGGCCGGCCTGAAGTCCGCGATAGTGACCGCCAAGAAATCCCGCATAGTCTCCCGCAGGGCAAAGATCTGCCATATCACCAAGGCCTTTATGAACGTGAAAGACAAGGGCGCGGTCTATGAAAAGATCCTCAGGATATTCAAACTTACCGATGAAGAGGCGTGCTTTATCGGTGACGACCTGATAGATATGCCGATCATGAAGCGCGCCGGCCTCGCCGTCGCAGTCCCTTACAGCAGGCCCGAGGTCAAATCAGCCGCCCATTACACCACGAATGCCGGAAGCGGCCGCGGCGCGATACGCGAGCTTATAGAGATCATCCTCAAGGCCCAGAATAAATGGCCGTAA
- the gspE gene encoding type II secretion system ATPase GspE yields MPKGEKKSLGEALVERGLVTPEKLKKAKEEADKTKEPLRRVLTRLGMVEEDAIISFFEQQLGIPRIDFSNYFIDPKVIDILPENFCRKNMILPLFKIGGTLTIAMVDPLDIFALDEAHLKAKCEVEPVVVPEKELIRAFDQYYGARGTMDDIVKSVDKDKFQIKEGAESDLKALQGLVEEAPIVKLVNLLISEAIKAGASDIHIEPDEIFLGTRYRVDGVLHEVMSPPKDLQSAIISRIKILSGMDIAEKRVPQDGRFQLKIENRQIDCRVSTIPTVYGENVVMRLLDLNSILLGLSELGFSREMLNVYEKLIRRPYGIILVTGPTGSGKTTTLYSSLSTINSPEKNIVTIEDPIEYRLKLVRQMQINTKAGLTFANGLRSILRQDPDIIMVGEIRDLDTAEVAIQAALTGHLVLSTLHTNDAPGAVARLVDMGVEPFLVSSSVLAVIAQRLVRVICKDCRENYVPSAKLLEEVGLSSSKQVKFYRGRGCDKCLHTGYKGRVGIFELMQPDDAIRALTVAKASSTEIRKAAIKSGMKTMQEDGIEKVKAGITTLEEVMRVTQQEG; encoded by the coding sequence ATGCCGAAGGGAGAGAAGAAGTCTCTTGGCGAAGCTCTGGTCGAGCGCGGCCTTGTTACTCCGGAGAAGCTCAAGAAGGCTAAGGAGGAGGCCGACAAGACAAAAGAGCCACTTCGCCGTGTCCTGACAAGGCTCGGCATGGTCGAAGAGGACGCCATCATCTCCTTTTTCGAACAGCAGCTCGGCATCCCGCGCATAGATTTCTCGAATTATTTCATCGACCCCAAAGTCATCGATATCCTCCCCGAAAATTTCTGCAGAAAGAACATGATCCTTCCTTTATTCAAGATCGGAGGGACCCTTACCATCGCCATGGTAGACCCGCTGGATATCTTTGCCCTGGACGAAGCCCACCTTAAGGCCAAATGCGAAGTGGAACCTGTCGTCGTCCCGGAGAAGGAACTTATAAGGGCCTTCGACCAGTATTACGGCGCGCGCGGGACGATGGATGATATCGTAAAATCCGTCGATAAAGATAAATTTCAGATAAAAGAAGGCGCGGAATCCGACCTCAAGGCCCTGCAGGGGCTAGTCGAGGAGGCGCCGATAGTCAAGCTCGTGAATCTCCTGATAAGCGAGGCGATAAAGGCCGGGGCCTCGGATATACACATAGAACCCGACGAGATCTTCCTGGGGACGAGATACAGGGTTGACGGCGTCCTGCACGAGGTCATGTCCCCGCCGAAAGACCTCCAGTCGGCGATAATATCGAGGATAAAGATCCTCTCGGGAATGGATATCGCGGAGAAGAGGGTCCCGCAGGACGGGAGGTTCCAGCTGAAGATCGAGAACCGCCAGATAGACTGCAGGGTCTCCACTATTCCCACCGTTTACGGTGAAAATGTGGTCATGAGGCTCCTCGACCTGAACAGCATCCTCTTGGGGTTGAGCGAACTCGGTTTCTCCCGTGAGATGCTTAACGTATACGAGAAACTTATACGCAGGCCTTACGGCATAATACTCGTGACCGGCCCGACCGGCTCCGGCAAGACGACCACGCTATACTCGTCGTTGAGCACCATAAATTCCCCGGAAAAGAATATCGTGACGATAGAAGACCCGATCGAATACAGGTTGAAGCTCGTGCGGCAGATGCAGATAAATACGAAGGCCGGGCTCACTTTCGCAAACGGCCTGCGTTCCATCCTCCGGCAGGACCCGGACATCATAATGGTAGGCGAGATCCGCGACCTCGACACCGCCGAGGTCGCGATACAGGCGGCGCTTACCGGCCATCTCGTATTATCTACGCTCCATACCAACGACGCTCCCGGCGCGGTCGCGCGCCTGGTGGACATGGGCGTCGAACCGTTCTTGGTCAGCTCTTCGGTGCTGGCCGTCATAGCCCAGAGGCTCGTCCGCGTCATATGCAAGGATTGCAGGGAGAACTACGTTCCCTCCGCTAAATTATTGGAAGAAGTGGGCCTGTCATCATCGAAACAGGTAAAGTTTTACCGCGGCAGGGGCTGCGACAAGTGCCTGCATACCGGGTATAAAGGCAGGGTCGGCATATTCGAATTGATGCAGCCCGACGACGCGATAAGGGCGCTTACCGTCGCAAAAGCCTCTTCCACAGAGATAAGGAAGGCCGCCATCAAGAGCGGCATGAAGACGATGCAGGAGGACGGCATAGAGAAGGTCAAGGCCGGCATAACTACCCTCGAGGAAGTCATGAGGGTGACCCAGCAGGAAGGATAA